In Nicotiana tabacum cultivar K326 chromosome 11, ASM71507v2, whole genome shotgun sequence, a single window of DNA contains:
- the LOC107823472 gene encoding actin-depolymerizing factor 7-like, with protein sequence MQANAASGMAVHDDCKLKFLELKSKRNYRYIIFKIESQQVVVEKLGGTEESYEDFTNSLPADECRYTVFDFDFITTENCQKSKIFFIAWFPDTSKVRMKMVYASSKDRFKRELDVIQVELQATDPSKMSLEIIESRAL encoded by the exons ATGCAGGCGAATGCTGCTTCTGGGATGGCTGTGCATGATGACTGTAAGCTAAAGTTTTTGGAATTAAAATCAAAGAGAAACTACAGATACATCATTTTCAAAATTGAGTCTCAACAAGTGGTGGTGGAGAAGCTTGGGGGCACTGAAGAAAGCTATGAAGATTTCACTAACTCTCTACCTGCAGATGAATGCCGCTATACTGTCTTTGATTTTGACTTCATAACAACTGAAAATTGCCAGAAAAGCAAGATTTTCTTTATCGCTTG GTTTCCTGATACATCAAAGGTGAGGATGAAGATGGTATACGCGAGCTCAAAGGATAGATTCAAGAGAGAACTAGATGTAATTCAAGTTGAACTGCAAGCAACGGATCCTAGCAAAATGAGCCTTGAAATTATAGAGTCGCGAGCACTTTGA